A stretch of Gallus gallus isolate bGalGal1 chromosome 2, bGalGal1.mat.broiler.GRCg7b, whole genome shotgun sequence DNA encodes these proteins:
- the TMEM70 gene encoding transmembrane protein 70, mitochondrial precursor encodes MLLRAAGCWRAAASRPGPVWLRGAEHRGLPLASRRLGLPLPLPLAAGGRRLRSGCGALPEVASFQGVAVRSLSTSAPSDHPEHGRLVYKGNLAKAVLGVRFFSYSTSIFNLFMAPYLMLKTGIGFDSLFLQAAFYGLIGFFTFVTPVTLHILTKGYVIRLYYKEEMDTYTAITYNAILAEKATVFHQKDVKIPDITKMFTTFYAKTKSMLVNPTLFPDPQDYNRLMGYDKAFCFDFEEEEKDGESK; translated from the exons ATGCTGCTCCGCGCCGCCGGCTGCTGGCGTGCCGCCgcctcccggcccggccccgtTTGGCTGCGGGGTGCGGAGCACCGTGGGCTCCCGCTTGCCAGCCGCCGTCTGGGCCTgcccctgcctctgcctctggcCGCGGGGGGACGGCGGCTGCGGAGCGGCTGCGGGGCGCTCCCCGAG GTTGCATCTTTTCAAGGGGTAGCAGTTCGCAGCCTCAGCACATCTGCCCCTTCTGACCACCCAGAACATGGAAGATTGGTTTATAAAGGAAACTTAGCAAAAGCAGTGTTAG gtgtgagatttttttcctactccaCCAGCATATTCAACCTGTTCATGGCACCCTACCTCATGCTGAAAACTGGTATTGGATTTGACAGCCTGTTTCTACAAGCTGCATTTTATGGGTTGATAGGGTTTTTTACATTTGTTACTCCAGTTACTTTGCATATCCTTACAAAGGGCTATGTAATTCGACTCTATTATAAAGAGGAAATGGACACATACACGGCTATTACATACAATGCAATCTTGGCAGAAAAAGCAACTGTCTTCCATCAGAAAGATGTAAAGATTCCAGACATCACCAAGATGTTTACAACATTTTATGCTAAAACTAAATCAATGCTTGTTAATCCAACGCTTTTCCCGGATCCTCAGGATTATAACCGTCTCATGGGCTATGACAAAgccttttgttttgattttgaggaggaagagaaagatggTGAAAGTAAATAA
- the TMEM70 gene encoding transmembrane protein 70, mitochondrial isoform X1 has product MLEASRARCEGKVASFQGVAVRSLSTSAPSDHPEHGRLVYKGNLAKAVLGVRFFSYSTSIFNLFMAPYLMLKTGIGFDSLFLQAAFYGLIGFFTFVTPVTLHILTKGYVIRLYYKEEMDTYTAITYNAILAEKATVFHQKDVKIPDITKMFTTFYAKTKSMLVNPTLFPDPQDYNRLMGYDKAFCFDFEEEEKDGESK; this is encoded by the exons GTTGCATCTTTTCAAGGGGTAGCAGTTCGCAGCCTCAGCACATCTGCCCCTTCTGACCACCCAGAACATGGAAGATTGGTTTATAAAGGAAACTTAGCAAAAGCAGTGTTAG gtgtgagatttttttcctactccaCCAGCATATTCAACCTGTTCATGGCACCCTACCTCATGCTGAAAACTGGTATTGGATTTGACAGCCTGTTTCTACAAGCTGCATTTTATGGGTTGATAGGGTTTTTTACATTTGTTACTCCAGTTACTTTGCATATCCTTACAAAGGGCTATGTAATTCGACTCTATTATAAAGAGGAAATGGACACATACACGGCTATTACATACAATGCAATCTTGGCAGAAAAAGCAACTGTCTTCCATCAGAAAGATGTAAAGATTCCAGACATCACCAAGATGTTTACAACATTTTATGCTAAAACTAAATCAATGCTTGTTAATCCAACGCTTTTCCCGGATCCTCAGGATTATAACCGTCTCATGGGCTATGACAAAgccttttgttttgattttgaggaggaagagaaagatggTGAAAGTAAATAA